Within the Borreliella valaisiana VS116 genome, the region ACAATATTCTTAATACCAAGCCCAATAGCATAATAGGTTGCTCCCTTAAACTTAATTACATCATAAGCAGCATTAACAACCTTTTTATGAATTTCATCAAGCTCCTGATCAGTTATTTTGCCTTCAGAAAGGTATTCTGATAAAGGCTTCATTGCTATTTTTGTTTCATCCCAAGTAGCAAAAGAACTATCACCATGCTCACCCATAATATATGAATGTATATTTTGAGTGTTCACGTTAAAACGATCACTTAAAAAATATCTAAGTCTTGAAGTATCAAGAATAGTACCAGTACCAATAACCTTATGAATAGGAAATTTAGAATATTTCATTGTAACATAAGTCATAATATCTACAGGGTTACTTGCAATGACAAAAATACCATCAAACCCACTAGCTACAATATTAGTTACAATATCTTTAAAAATTTTAGAATTTTTATCAACCAAATCAAGCCTTGTTTCACCAGGTTTTTGATTAAGTCCCGCTGTAATTACAACAATATCTGCATTAACACAATCTTTGTAAGATCCAAACGATACATTAATATTCTTTTTTAAAAACATTTGGCCATGATTAAGGTCCATAACCTCACCTTTTGCTTTATTTTCATTAACATCAATAATTACAAGTTCATGT harbors:
- a CDS encoding L-lactate dehydrogenase, with translation MLKSNKVVLIGAGGVGSSFAYALTIDNSLVHELVIIDVNENKAKGEVMDLNHGQMFLKKNINVSFGSYKDCVNADIVVITAGLNQKPGETRLDLVDKNSKIFKDIVTNIVASGFDGIFVIASNPVDIMTYVTMKYSKFPIHKVIGTGTILDTSRLRYFLSDRFNVNTQNIHSYIMGEHGDSSFATWDETKIAMKPLSEYLSEGKITDQELDEIHKKVVNAAYDVIKFKGATYYAIGLGIKNIVNAIIGDQNIILPISSYINGQYGGSIKDIYIGAPAIVCKEGVKEVLNFKISPKELEKFNNSANQLKSYIDKIEF